DNA sequence from the Bradyrhizobium diazoefficiens genome:
GGATTTGCGGATAGCGCGCGAGGTCGTTCTGGTGGATCTCGCCGCGGGCAATGCCGAGTTCGATCAGCGCGCGCATGCCGGCGATCCCGCGCGAGACGACCTCGCGGTAGTAGAAGTCTGCGACGGCCGGAAAGCGCGGCCCCTCCGCCACGATCAGGCGGACGAGATCGCCGCGGCGGGTGCCGATGACCTCCTTGAGGAAGTTGCCGGCAAAGGACTCGATGAGGTCGCGCACCGAGCCCGTTGGCGGCGGCAGCGCAGTCAGCTTCGCTACCACGGGCACGATCACGGTGCGCACCAGCTCTTCGAACATCGATTCCTTGTCCTTGAAGTGCAGGTAGATCGTGCCCTTCGCGACGCCTGCGCGCTTGGCAATGTCGTCGAGCCGCGTCGCGGCAAAGCCGCGCGCGATGAACTCCTCCATCGCCGCCTCGACGATCGAGGCGCGTCGCTCGGCGGCGCGCGTCGCACGGTTCGACGCCGGAGCAGCGGCTTCCCCGCTTGCCTCGAGTTTGTGACGTGCTGCTTTGGTGGGTCTCATTGTCATTTCCAATTCATGACTGACTAGTCAGTCATTGTCAATTGATCTCCGGGTCGTTTAGCCCCGCCTCGAATTAGCATT
Encoded proteins:
- a CDS encoding TetR/AcrR family transcriptional regulator, with protein sequence MRPTKAARHKLEASGEAAAPASNRATRAAERRASIVEAAMEEFIARGFAATRLDDIAKRAGVAKGTIYLHFKDKESMFEELVRTVIVPVVAKLTALPPPTGSVRDLIESFAGNFLKEVIGTRRGDLVRLIVAEGPRFPAVADFYYREVVSRGIAGMRALIELGIARGEIHQNDLARYPQILIAPAMIAVIWQSLFARHAPLDAQDMLRVHLDLIFGERRTT